From the genome of Anopheles moucheti chromosome 3, idAnoMoucSN_F20_07, whole genome shotgun sequence, one region includes:
- the LOC128303945 gene encoding melatonin receptor type 1B-like, which translates to MDNLTAELSNFTASSPTDGFVGPVTAGQLAGAVMSTLLVQLVTAATSSSRTPTPPTTDDPDHYYDPKPTTAVVAPAPGLMEPNGTEPNLWFVTSLALSSRSQQHQQQQQQQHQQQLQQQLHHSTTGNSGGADAGAGAGEVSPVTLSTEWPRLARLLLLACLSVVGSIGNVFMISSVMIEDHLKKAGNAFIVNIALADLLITSVVMPASTIVLLAGIDNSDKEVCYFHWFLAACSFLVSILTLAMMAFENYLRLCTFQNERGWFNKTNTTAILLLIWAVACISSVMQFVYDIRFDYCNWRVHQPIPHEAGVVGLIVLLPLLLTFITHIRIIVDVKRTMAMPNFKPSLAYTWDLSLARTNFYSFLIFVVFWLPFCIIFAYGTARFVSNPVFYTTVWIGLSKSCFHNVIYCLTNRHFRSAYISLFNYCCCKTTVAVSRRQRADGNRPTADVRVHIIPGYNMYSYTSPQRSGNCHGHWGKRDCHEL; encoded by the exons atgGACAATCTAACTGCTGAGCTGTCAAACTTCACCGCCAGCTCGCCGACGGATGGTTTCGTGGGTCCGGTGACAGCCGGGCAGCTGGCTGGCGCCGTCATGTCAACGCTGCTGGTCCAGCTCGTTACGGCAGCAACAAGTAGTTCCCGAACGCCAACACCACCGACTACAGACGACCCCGACCATTACTACGACCCAAAACCCACCACGGCGGTAGTCGCCCCGGCCCCGGGACTGATGGAACCGAACGGGACCGAGCCTAATTTATGGTTCGTAACCTCGTTAGCCCTCTCCTCCCGTtcgcagcagcatcaacagcagcaacagcaacagcaccaacaacaGCTCCAACAGCAACTGCACCACTCGACCACGGGAAACAGTGGTGGGGCGGATGCTGGAGCTGGCGCTGGAGAGGTATCCCCCGTAACACTCTCAACGGAATGGCCCCGCCTCGCCCGGTTGCTGCTCCTTGCCTGCCTTTCGGTCGTAGGCAGCATCGGCAACGTCTTCATGATATCGTCCGTTATGATAGAGGACCATCTGAAAAAAGCAG GCAATGCATTCATAGTGAACATAGCGCTCGCAGATTTACTTATCACTAGTGTAGTGATGCCAGCGTCCACCATCGTCCTGCTGGCTGGCATCGATAATTCCGACAAGGAAGTATGCTATTTTCACTGGTTCTTAGCTGCTTGCTCGTTTTTGGTTAGCATTTTAACATTAGCC ATGATGGCGTTTGAGAACTACCTGCGGCTGTGTACGTTCCAGAACGAGCGCGGTTGGTTCAATAAGACCAACACGACCGCGATCCTGCTGCTGATCTGGGCGGTGGCCTGCATCTCGTCCGTCATGCAGTTCGTGTACGACATCCGGTTCGACTACTGCAATTGGCGCGTCCATCAGCCCATCCCGCATGAAGCCGGCGTGGTCGGACTGATCGtgctgctgccactgctgctcaCCTTCATCACGCACATTCGCATCATTGTGGACGTGAAGCGTACGATGGCAATGCCGAACTTTAAGCCGAGCCTTGCCTACACCTGGGACCTGTCGCTGGCACGCACCAACTTCTACAGCTTCCTGATCTTCGTCGTCTTTTGGCTACCGTTCTGTATCATATTCGCCTACGGTACGGCCCGGTTCGTCTCGAACCCAGTCTTCTACACGACCGTCTGGATCGGACTCTCGAAATCCTGCTTTCACAACGTCATCTACTGTCTGACCAATCGCCACTTCCGGAGCGCGTACATCAGTCTCTTcaactactgctgctgcaaaaCGACGGTGGCCGTCTCGAGACGCCAGCGTGCCGACGGTAACCGACCAACGGCGGACGTCCGCGTCCACATCATACCCGGGTACAACATGTACTCGTACACCAGCCCGCAACGATCCGGCAACTGTCACGGCCATTGGGGAAAGCGCGACTGTCACGAGTTATGA